In Geotalea uraniireducens, one genomic interval encodes:
- a CDS encoding ABC transporter permease → MLKGAFSIWNRDMLVLRRSIFSEFLAVIASPLTFYLAFGFGLRGYIANVEGVSYPVFMAPGLITMTAVTAAFDESAWSMWFHRKVQRTIEAYRVTPITVYDIVVGKIISGFTQGALKGLTVAVVIFLLTSFPFKIGYLAAYLTFIVFGSMIFSCLGTVCGTVLDKPETIGKVQAVIIMPLIFMSGIFFPVSSYPAAARPYVMALPTTALFEGARRALLAGTVDLAYLVLLAGTAVIAFAVAVVVFNRKIEE, encoded by the coding sequence ATGCTTAAGGGCGCCTTTTCCATCTGGAATCGCGACATGCTGGTGCTCCGCCGCAGCATCTTTTCGGAGTTCCTGGCGGTGATCGCCTCCCCGCTCACCTTCTACCTCGCCTTCGGCTTCGGTCTGCGGGGGTACATCGCCAACGTGGAGGGGGTTTCCTATCCGGTCTTCATGGCCCCGGGGCTGATCACCATGACCGCGGTGACTGCCGCTTTCGACGAGAGCGCCTGGAGCATGTGGTTCCACCGTAAGGTCCAGCGGACCATCGAGGCGTACCGCGTCACCCCGATTACCGTCTACGACATCGTCGTCGGCAAGATCATCTCCGGCTTTACCCAGGGCGCCCTGAAGGGTCTGACGGTGGCGGTGGTCATCTTCCTCCTCACCTCGTTCCCATTCAAGATCGGTTACCTGGCTGCCTACCTCACCTTCATCGTCTTCGGCTCGATGATTTTCTCCTGCCTCGGCACCGTCTGCGGCACGGTTCTCGACAAGCCGGAAACCATCGGCAAGGTACAGGCGGTGATCATCATGCCACTGATCTTCATGTCCGGCATCTTCTTCCCCGTCTCCTCCTATCCGGCGGCGGCTCGCCCCTACGTGATGGCGCTGCCGACTACCGCCCTCTTCGAGGGGGCGCGGCGGGCGCTGTTGGCCGGCACCGTCGACCTCGCCTACCTGGTGCTACTGGCCGGTACGGCGGTCATCGCCTTCGCCGTGGCGGTGGTCGTCTTCAACCGCAAGATCGAGGAGTGA
- a CDS encoding ABC transporter ATP-binding protein, translated as MPAALSLRSITKTFGTLTAVDAFSLEVARGTIFALLGPNGAGKTTIIKILTTLMRPTAGSAQVEGFDVQRDGKQVRRLIGVVPQENNLDRYLTCRENLVLQARLHGMAPAGYNRRIDELLELVGLSGRQGDFPDTFSGGMQRRLVVARALVHRPRVLFLDEPTTGLDPQSRRAVWEYVESLKDSMTIFLTTHYMDEADALCDRIVIMDHGRALVDGTAAELKERLAHAHLYELQFRAGSDRYEALLRSFPFVRSLQRTGDIFRLALTGEEYLKPLLDAIGNEDIRKLCLREPSLEDVFIELTGREVRE; from the coding sequence ATGCCGGCCGCCCTGTCGCTCCGTTCGATTACCAAGACCTTCGGCACCCTGACGGCGGTCGATGCCTTCTCCCTCGAAGTGGCGCGCGGCACCATCTTTGCCCTGCTCGGCCCCAACGGCGCCGGCAAGACCACCATTATCAAGATCCTCACCACTCTGATGCGCCCGACCGCCGGCAGTGCCCAGGTGGAAGGGTTTGATGTCCAGCGCGACGGCAAGCAGGTGCGCCGGCTGATCGGCGTGGTTCCCCAGGAGAATAACCTGGACCGCTACCTGACCTGTCGGGAAAACCTGGTCCTCCAGGCCCGTCTCCACGGCATGGCGCCGGCCGGCTACAACCGGCGGATCGACGAACTGCTGGAACTGGTCGGGCTGAGCGGCCGGCAGGGCGATTTCCCCGATACCTTTTCCGGCGGCATGCAGCGTCGGCTGGTGGTGGCCCGGGCGCTGGTCCACCGGCCGCGGGTCCTCTTCCTCGACGAACCGACCACCGGCCTCGACCCCCAGTCGCGGCGGGCGGTCTGGGAGTACGTCGAATCCCTCAAAGACTCGATGACCATCTTTCTCACCACCCACTATATGGACGAGGCCGACGCCCTCTGCGACCGGATCGTCATCATGGACCACGGCCGCGCCCTGGTGGACGGCACGGCCGCGGAACTGAAGGAGCGGCTGGCCCATGCCCATCTCTACGAGCTGCAGTTCCGGGCCGGCAGTGACCGCTACGAGGCGCTGCTCCGCTCCTTCCCCTTCGTCCGCTCACTGCAACGGACCGGCGACATCTTCCGCCTCGCCCTGACCGGCGAGGAATATCTCAAGCCGCTTCTGGACGCCATCGGCAACGAGGACATCCGCAAGCTCTGCCTGCGGGAGCCGAGCCTGGAGGACGTATTCATCGAGCTGACCGGCCGGGAGGTGCGGGAATGA
- a CDS encoding radical SAM/SPASM domain-containing protein: protein MAEEFIPKWIAWETTQKCNLKCVHCRCSSDLTSSEGDFTTEEGKKLLQEIAEFSKPVVVLSGGEPLMRKDIFELAEYGTSLGLRMCMATNGALVDDQVCERMKKADIKMVSLSLDGSTAAIHDDFRQCPGAFDGVVRAAAHFRKHGQKFLINSSFTKRNQHDIAATFKLAKSLGATAWYMFMIVPTGRGEEIMNELISKEDYEEILEWHYQQEKLEDQILMRPTCAPHYYRMVPQKAKAEGVKFERRSLTFSTGGGKGCIAAQSICLIDCFGNVKPCSYFHRTAGNVKETPFREIWENSAIFKDLRNFKAYKGKCGECEFLNVCGGCRARADAVYGDYMAEEPFCNYVPIRIQKKA, encoded by the coding sequence ATGGCCGAAGAATTCATTCCCAAGTGGATTGCCTGGGAAACCACCCAGAAATGCAATCTGAAGTGTGTCCACTGCCGCTGTTCGTCCGACCTGACCTCATCCGAGGGAGATTTCACCACCGAGGAAGGGAAAAAGCTCCTTCAGGAGATCGCCGAGTTCTCGAAACCGGTGGTCGTCCTGTCCGGCGGCGAGCCGCTGATGCGCAAGGATATTTTCGAGCTGGCCGAATACGGTACTTCGCTGGGGCTGCGGATGTGCATGGCCACTAACGGCGCCCTGGTCGACGACCAGGTCTGCGAGCGGATGAAAAAGGCCGACATCAAGATGGTGTCGCTGTCGCTTGACGGCTCCACCGCCGCCATCCACGACGATTTCCGCCAGTGCCCCGGTGCTTTCGATGGCGTCGTCCGCGCGGCAGCCCATTTCCGCAAGCATGGCCAGAAGTTCCTGATCAACTCCTCGTTCACCAAGCGGAACCAGCACGACATTGCCGCCACCTTCAAACTGGCCAAGAGCCTCGGCGCCACCGCCTGGTACATGTTCATGATCGTTCCGACCGGCCGTGGCGAAGAGATCATGAACGAACTGATCTCCAAGGAGGATTACGAGGAGATCCTCGAGTGGCACTACCAGCAGGAAAAGCTGGAAGACCAGATCCTGATGCGTCCCACCTGCGCCCCCCACTATTACCGGATGGTGCCGCAGAAGGCCAAGGCCGAGGGGGTCAAGTTCGAGCGCCGTTCGCTGACCTTTTCCACCGGCGGCGGCAAGGGGTGTATCGCCGCCCAGAGCATCTGCCTGATCGACTGCTTCGGCAACGTTAAACCCTGCTCCTACTTCCACCGCACCGCCGGCAACGTCAAGGAGACCCCCTTCCGCGAGATCTGGGAGAATTCGGCGATCTTCAAGGACCTGCGCAACTTCAAGGCCTACAAGGGGAAATGCGGCGAGTGCGAGTTCCTCAATGTCTGCGGCGGCTGCCGGGCCAGGGCCGATGCGGTTTACGGCGACTACATGGCGGAAGAGCCGTTCTGCAACTACGTCCCGATCCGGATCCAGAAGAAGGCGTAG
- a CDS encoding hybrid sensor histidine kinase/response regulator, producing MSQKNLRMLLVEDSEDDALLLLRELCRGGYNVEYERVDTGPAMKDALVRREWDIVISDYRMPTFSAPAALNLLKRSGLDLPVIIVSGKIGEDMLVEAMRSGAHDYLIKGNLSRLIPAIERELREAAERRTRRRAEQSIRQGKMEWEAAFDAVSDIVVLTDPQGTIIRCNNKLIQYFHTTYNEVLGRKLIELFYGESEAPDCIFRLCADLKPDEEDVRFPQLPGWFNVSCYPMHPTESKHGYVYVIKDVTGRKRLEEEKRLTDRELLTLYAVAFRLNSRRGSKRIMVDLLSQLHHMLQIDFSCIHLMDKDSLALSASLGLTREFTAAFRTLAKEWAWVREVLDGRSVKSDEIEGHFAGEVAEAAETMGMGAWCALPLKIGSSVIGTLFISHRSTRNYTDRELFLLNSIANQMAVLIENHTLYDRMKEQNEELLRSRRALRENLEEVKRANIELGRLNDVKNNFIGMASHELKTPLTSVIGGLQFLINYSGLEMTPEQKEMLLSVYEGVSQLRGIVDDLLSISRIEATGFAIQKRPVRLAALCREVRQTLVLPLSEREIEVTIEDDPCSVPADEGFCRLVIRNLLENAIKFTPDGGRITITGRLAAPDELAAQADELRFFYRDFPENITGVDAFYRLDVADTGVGIPREERARIFDKFYGVGDIAYHSSGKTGFMSKGSGLGLSIVKGIIDAHGGMVWVFPGEEGVGSVFSLLFPLDNACVMPRRGATGPGKE from the coding sequence ATGAGCCAGAAAAACTTGCGCATGCTGCTGGTTGAAGATTCGGAAGACGACGCGCTGCTGCTGCTGCGGGAACTCTGCCGGGGCGGCTACAATGTGGAGTACGAGCGGGTGGATACCGGGCCGGCGATGAAGGATGCCCTCGTGCGCCGGGAGTGGGATATCGTCATCTCGGACTACCGCATGCCGACCTTCAGCGCTCCCGCTGCCCTCAATCTGCTGAAGAGGAGCGGTCTCGACCTGCCGGTGATTATCGTCTCGGGGAAAATCGGCGAGGATATGCTTGTTGAGGCGATGCGGTCCGGAGCCCACGATTACCTGATCAAGGGGAACCTCTCCCGGCTGATTCCGGCCATCGAGCGTGAGTTGCGCGAAGCGGCCGAGCGAAGGACCCGGCGCCGGGCCGAGCAGTCGATCCGACAGGGGAAAATGGAATGGGAAGCGGCGTTCGACGCCGTCTCCGACATTGTCGTCCTCACCGACCCCCAAGGGACGATCATCCGCTGTAACAACAAGCTCATCCAGTACTTCCACACCACCTACAACGAAGTCCTCGGCAGAAAGCTCATCGAGCTCTTCTACGGTGAGAGCGAGGCGCCGGATTGCATTTTCAGACTCTGTGCCGATCTGAAGCCCGATGAAGAAGATGTGCGCTTCCCGCAGCTTCCCGGCTGGTTCAACGTTTCCTGCTATCCGATGCACCCCACCGAGAGCAAGCACGGCTATGTTTACGTGATCAAGGACGTCACCGGGCGGAAACGGCTGGAGGAGGAAAAGCGGCTGACCGACCGGGAGCTTTTGACCCTCTATGCCGTTGCCTTCCGCCTCAACTCGCGGCGCGGCTCCAAGCGGATTATGGTCGACCTCCTCTCCCAGCTGCATCACATGCTGCAGATCGATTTTTCCTGCATCCACCTGATGGACAAGGATTCCCTCGCCCTGTCGGCGTCGCTCGGTCTGACCCGGGAATTCACCGCTGCCTTCAGAACCCTTGCCAAGGAGTGGGCCTGGGTACGGGAGGTTCTCGACGGCCGGTCGGTCAAGTCGGACGAGATCGAGGGGCACTTTGCCGGGGAGGTGGCCGAAGCGGCGGAGACCATGGGAATGGGCGCCTGGTGCGCCCTGCCGCTCAAGATCGGTTCGTCGGTGATCGGCACGCTGTTCATTTCCCACCGTTCCACCCGCAACTATACCGACCGTGAGCTCTTCCTCCTCAACTCCATTGCCAATCAGATGGCGGTGCTGATCGAGAACCATACCCTCTACGACCGGATGAAGGAGCAGAACGAGGAACTGCTCCGCTCGCGGCGGGCTCTCCGGGAGAACCTGGAGGAGGTCAAGCGGGCGAACATCGAATTGGGACGCCTCAACGACGTCAAGAACAACTTCATCGGCATGGCTTCCCACGAATTGAAGACGCCGCTCACCTCGGTGATCGGTGGCCTGCAGTTCCTGATCAATTACAGCGGCCTGGAGATGACCCCGGAACAGAAGGAGATGCTGCTGTCGGTCTACGAAGGGGTCAGCCAGCTCCGCGGCATCGTCGACGATCTCCTCTCCATTTCCCGGATCGAAGCGACCGGCTTTGCCATCCAGAAACGGCCGGTGCGGCTGGCTGCCCTCTGCCGGGAAGTTCGCCAGACCCTGGTGCTTCCCCTCTCGGAGCGGGAGATCGAGGTGACCATCGAGGACGACCCCTGCAGCGTTCCTGCCGACGAGGGATTCTGCCGGCTGGTGATTCGCAACCTGCTGGAAAATGCCATTAAATTCACGCCGGACGGCGGGCGGATCACCATTACCGGCCGGCTGGCCGCGCCCGACGAACTCGCAGCCCAGGCCGATGAACTGCGCTTCTTCTATCGTGACTTCCCGGAAAACATTACCGGCGTCGACGCCTTCTACCGGCTCGACGTCGCCGATACCGGTGTCGGCATCCCCCGTGAGGAACGGGCGCGGATCTTCGACAAGTTCTATGGGGTCGGCGACATCGCCTATCACTCCTCCGGCAAGACTGGCTTCATGTCCAAAGGGTCGGGGCTGGGACTCTCCATCGTCAAGGGGATCATCGACGCCCATGGCGGGATGGTCTGGGTCTTCCCGGGCGAAGAGGGGGTGGGGAGCGTCTTTTCCCTGCTGTTTCCGCTCGACAATGCCTGCGTCATGCCGCGGCGCGGGGCCACCGGCCCGGGTAAGGAGTAA
- a CDS encoding ATP-binding response regulator, with the protein MNGDRILIVDDEADIALILKLQLEDIGYRTVRARDGAEALEILEGESFALVLLDIRMPRMDGMEVLARIRRDYPELVVVMMTAHGSEDIAVEAMKKGAVDYISKPFSSDDMKGRVERAIQYNRTRLENERLQRELDEQRQKMAAILRGMADMVVAVDRQGNVITLNGKAEELLAIRAEEVLGRPVEELLQADIPASRLPCRVVLTTGEPCLDVTYVVAQGKRRLPVLSSATPLRNATGEMIGSVEILHDMSTLKALEQEREDFVSMLSHDLKTPITAVVGSIDLVREGRLGTINAEQKEYLDSAVESCDEMVEMIDTLLDVHKFEAGRMQMAIAEEELAPLLRRILSRFEPVALRAGIRLFLHLPPAPILFPVDRSKFFRLLGNLLSNAIKFTPEEGEIEIRAEIVAEPLALAGPLSAAAYPPANLPVAGRFLLLTVRDTGAGVPADCLVSIFDRFVQAKNRRQGKTGGSGLGLAFCRKAMDAHDGFVWAESELDKGSSFHLLFPMERS; encoded by the coding sequence ATGAATGGGGATAGAATTCTCATCGTTGACGACGAAGCGGATATTGCGCTGATCCTCAAGCTCCAGCTGGAAGATATCGGCTACCGGACCGTGCGCGCCCGCGACGGTGCCGAGGCGTTGGAAATCCTTGAAGGTGAGTCGTTCGCCCTGGTGCTGCTCGATATCAGGATGCCGCGGATGGACGGAATGGAGGTGCTCGCCCGGATTCGCCGCGACTATCCGGAGCTGGTGGTGGTGATGATGACCGCCCACGGCAGCGAAGACATTGCAGTCGAGGCGATGAAGAAAGGGGCGGTCGACTATATTTCCAAGCCTTTTTCCTCCGACGACATGAAGGGGCGGGTCGAACGGGCGATCCAGTACAACCGGACCCGGCTGGAAAATGAACGGCTGCAGCGGGAGCTTGACGAACAGCGGCAGAAAATGGCAGCGATCCTCCGCGGCATGGCCGACATGGTGGTGGCGGTGGACCGGCAGGGCAACGTGATCACCCTCAACGGCAAGGCGGAGGAGTTGCTGGCCATCCGGGCCGAAGAAGTGCTGGGCCGGCCGGTGGAGGAGTTGCTGCAGGCGGATATCCCGGCCAGCCGGCTCCCCTGCCGGGTGGTGCTGACCACCGGCGAGCCCTGCCTCGACGTCACCTATGTCGTGGCCCAGGGGAAGCGCCGGCTACCGGTACTCTCCAGTGCCACTCCGCTGCGCAATGCCACCGGCGAGATGATCGGCAGTGTCGAAATCCTGCACGACATGTCGACCCTCAAAGCGCTGGAGCAGGAACGGGAAGATTTCGTCAGCATGCTCTCCCACGACCTCAAGACACCGATTACGGCGGTGGTCGGCTCCATCGATCTGGTGCGGGAGGGGCGGCTGGGAACAATCAATGCCGAGCAGAAGGAATATCTCGACTCCGCCGTCGAGAGTTGCGACGAAATGGTCGAGATGATCGATACCCTGCTCGATGTGCACAAGTTCGAGGCGGGGCGGATGCAGATGGCTATTGCCGAGGAGGAACTTGCCCCGTTGTTGCGGCGAATCCTGAGCCGCTTCGAACCGGTGGCCCTGCGGGCCGGGATCAGGCTTTTTCTCCACCTGCCGCCAGCGCCGATTCTTTTCCCGGTCGACCGGTCGAAATTCTTTCGTCTGCTGGGGAACCTCCTTTCCAATGCCATCAAGTTCACTCCCGAAGAGGGGGAAATTGAGATCCGGGCCGAAATCGTCGCTGAGCCGCTGGCGCTGGCAGGTCCACTGTCGGCTGCCGCCTATCCGCCTGCCAACCTGCCGGTTGCCGGGCGTTTCCTCCTTCTGACGGTCAGGGATACGGGGGCCGGCGTGCCCGCCGATTGCCTCGTCTCGATTTTCGATCGCTTCGTTCAGGCCAAGAATCGTCGACAGGGGAAAACCGGCGGCAGTGGCCTCGGTCTCGCCTTCTGCCGCAAGGCGATGGATGCCCATGACGGTTTTGTCTGGGCTGAGAGCGAGCTGGACAAAGGGAGCTCCTTTCACCTTCTTTTCCCGATGGAGCGTTCATGA
- a CDS encoding sensor histidine kinase, with product MTLFPRKLDRLVERHRLIPLKIALLYALFGGIWILFSDHFLSLLVADRSRLTVWSTVKGWVYVAVTAGLLYWLITRYADEMHRSEGLLRERNEELTLTEEELQQQLDEQCRNQLELHEAHQTLNALFNASPVAVLALDGAGTVTMWNQTAELLFGWPAAESVGMPHPFAAGAGADDFASLLAEALAGAVVNDLETCLPRRDGQLLDISMSAAPTADPQGKISGIVVLLADNSRRKCAERALVQSEENYRLLFASNPHPMWVFDRETLAFLEVNDAAITHYGYSREEFLAMTIRDIRPTEEIPALLEAISRITEQARFDGVWRHRLKNGTEITVEVISHAIDFAGRQASLVLANDVTERFRMEKELVCLNAELEERVRARTVELERANRELESFSYSVSHDLRAPLRHISGFSRALLEDYSDRLDAEGLNYLNRIQGAAQRMGGFIDDMLKLANVSRSEMEFLPVNLSTMAQVVALELKQGEPARQVTFRIAEGVTAIGDARLLRVIMENLLGNAWKYTSRRDEAEIEFGVAEGTARPTYFIRDNGVGFDMAYAGKLFQPFQRLHGLDEFEGSGIGLATVRRAIERHGGEVWAEAGVDRGATFFFTIGA from the coding sequence ATGACCCTCTTCCCGCGCAAGCTTGATCGTCTCGTCGAGAGGCACCGGCTGATCCCGCTAAAGATCGCCCTGCTCTACGCCCTGTTCGGCGGAATCTGGATTCTCTTTTCCGATCATTTCCTTTCGTTGCTGGTGGCGGACAGATCCAGGCTCACCGTCTGGAGTACGGTCAAGGGGTGGGTTTATGTGGCGGTCACCGCCGGCCTCCTCTACTGGCTCATCACCCGCTATGCCGATGAGATGCACCGCTCCGAAGGGCTGCTGCGGGAGCGGAATGAAGAACTTACCCTGACCGAGGAGGAACTGCAGCAGCAACTCGATGAGCAGTGTCGCAACCAGCTGGAGCTGCACGAAGCCCATCAGACCCTGAATGCGCTGTTCAATGCCTCGCCAGTGGCAGTCCTTGCCCTCGATGGCGCCGGCACGGTGACAATGTGGAACCAGACGGCGGAGCTGCTCTTCGGTTGGCCCGCGGCAGAGAGCGTCGGCATGCCTCACCCTTTTGCCGCCGGTGCAGGGGCGGACGATTTCGCCTCATTGCTGGCGGAAGCGCTGGCCGGTGCGGTGGTGAACGATCTGGAAACCTGCCTGCCGCGGCGGGACGGCCAGCTGCTCGATATCAGCATGTCGGCGGCTCCGACCGCCGATCCGCAGGGGAAAATCAGCGGGATCGTCGTCCTTTTGGCCGATAATTCCCGGCGGAAATGTGCCGAGCGAGCCCTGGTGCAGAGCGAAGAAAACTACCGGCTGCTCTTTGCCAGCAATCCCCACCCGATGTGGGTCTTCGACCGGGAGACCCTCGCCTTTCTCGAAGTGAACGATGCGGCGATAACTCACTACGGCTACTCCCGCGAAGAGTTCCTGGCGATGACCATTCGCGACATCCGGCCGACCGAGGAGATTCCGGCGTTGCTGGAAGCGATCAGCCGGATAACCGAGCAGGCCCGCTTTGACGGCGTGTGGCGCCATCGGCTCAAAAACGGTACGGAGATTACCGTCGAGGTGATCTCGCATGCTATCGATTTTGCCGGGCGGCAGGCGTCGCTGGTCCTGGCCAACGACGTGACCGAGCGCTTTCGGATGGAGAAAGAGCTGGTGTGCCTGAATGCCGAGCTGGAGGAGCGGGTGCGGGCGCGTACCGTCGAGCTGGAGCGGGCCAACCGGGAGCTGGAGTCGTTCAGCTATTCGGTTTCCCACGATTTGCGGGCTCCATTGCGTCACATCAGCGGCTTCAGCCGGGCGCTGCTTGAGGACTACTCCGACCGGCTCGATGCCGAGGGGCTTAATTATCTGAACCGGATTCAGGGTGCCGCCCAGCGGATGGGGGGATTCATCGACGACATGCTGAAACTGGCCAATGTCAGCCGGAGCGAGATGGAGTTCCTGCCGGTCAACCTGAGTACCATGGCCCAGGTGGTGGCGCTCGAGCTCAAGCAGGGCGAACCGGCGCGTCAGGTCACCTTCCGGATTGCCGAAGGGGTGACGGCGATCGGCGATGCCCGGCTGCTGCGGGTAATCATGGAGAATCTTCTCGGCAATGCCTGGAAGTATACGAGCCGCCGGGACGAAGCCGAGATCGAATTCGGGGTGGCGGAAGGGACCGCCCGCCCGACCTATTTCATCCGGGATAATGGCGTCGGCTTCGATATGGCCTATGCCGGCAAGCTCTTTCAGCCATTCCAGCGGCTGCACGGCCTCGATGAGTTCGAGGGGAGCGGGATCGGCCTGGCGACGGTCCGCCGGGCCATCGAGCGGCATGGTGGTGAAGTCTGGGCAGAAGCGGGTGTCGACCGCGGCGCGACGTTTTTCTTTACGATCGGGGCATAA
- the hemE gene encoding uroporphyrinogen decarboxylase translates to MNTRFLDACWGKPVDRTPVWLMRQAGRYLPEYMAVRSKCTFLELCKTPDLAAEVTIQPVDILGVDAAILFSDILTPVEPMGMKLDFVPGPVFEHPIRTMADVDALRIPNPEEDVPYVLEAVKILRRELAGKVPLIGFGGAPFTLACYMVEGKGSKDWANIKRMMYAAPEVYAALMEKVTMMDMEYLNAQIRAGAQAIQIFDTWGGVLSPTDYARFVLPYTTKLINGLNRQNVPVIHFVKGAGTMLEIVAQAGGDVMGLDWHTNLGKARDILGPGMAVQGNLDPTVLYAPKEVIEAEVQRVLDENAGRPGHIFNLGHGILPTVPPENAIHMVECVHRLSQR, encoded by the coding sequence ATGAATACTCGTTTTCTCGACGCCTGCTGGGGCAAGCCGGTCGACCGGACGCCGGTCTGGCTGATGCGCCAGGCGGGGCGCTACCTGCCGGAATATATGGCCGTGCGCTCCAAGTGCACCTTCCTCGAACTCTGCAAAACGCCCGACCTGGCGGCCGAAGTGACCATCCAGCCAGTCGACATCCTCGGCGTCGATGCGGCGATCCTCTTCTCCGATATCCTTACCCCGGTGGAGCCGATGGGAATGAAGCTGGATTTCGTTCCCGGGCCGGTTTTCGAACATCCGATCCGGACCATGGCCGATGTCGACGCCCTGCGCATTCCCAATCCGGAGGAGGATGTTCCCTACGTCCTTGAGGCCGTCAAGATCCTCCGCCGCGAACTGGCCGGCAAGGTGCCGCTGATCGGCTTCGGCGGGGCGCCGTTCACGCTTGCCTGCTATATGGTCGAGGGGAAAGGCTCCAAGGACTGGGCAAACATCAAGCGGATGATGTACGCCGCGCCCGAGGTCTATGCGGCGCTGATGGAGAAGGTGACGATGATGGACATGGAGTACCTGAATGCCCAGATCCGGGCCGGGGCCCAGGCGATCCAGATCTTCGATACCTGGGGTGGGGTCCTCTCCCCGACCGACTACGCTCGCTTCGTCCTCCCCTATACCACCAAACTGATCAACGGCCTGAACCGCCAGAACGTCCCGGTCATCCACTTCGTCAAGGGAGCGGGAACGATGCTGGAGATCGTCGCTCAGGCGGGGGGCGATGTGATGGGGCTCGACTGGCATACCAATCTCGGCAAGGCCCGGGATATCCTCGGCCCCGGCATGGCGGTCCAGGGGAACCTCGACCCGACGGTCCTCTACGCGCCGAAAGAGGTGATCGAGGCCGAGGTGCAGCGGGTGCTGGACGAGAACGCCGGTCGCCCCGGCCACATCTTCAACCTGGGGCATGGCATCCTCCCGACGGTGCCGCCGGAGAACGCCATCCACATGGTCGAATGCGTCCACCGGCTGTCGCAACGGTAA